One Corvus cornix cornix isolate S_Up_H32 chromosome 10, ASM73873v5, whole genome shotgun sequence genomic region harbors:
- the CLK3 gene encoding dual specificity protein kinase CLK3 isoform X2, giving the protein MHHCRRFRSPEQDGELGHRWKRRRSRSREYEGRLRYPPRRDLSRRSRSRRCRRDSDAYRFEERSPSFGEEYYPARPRNWRRSRGREQHRPKRYQHHCRRRRSRSCSSASSRSQQSSKRSRSVEDDKEGHLVCRIGDWLQERYEIVGSLGEGTFGKVVECVDHARGKSQVALKIIKNVGKYREAARLEINVLKKIKEKDKENKFLCVLMSDWFNFHGHMCIAFELLGKNTFEFLKENNFQPYPLPQIRHMAYQLCHALRFLHDNQLTHTDLKPENILFVNSDFDTLYNENKSCEEKSIRNTSIRVADFGSATFDHEHHTTIVATRHYRPPEVILELGWAQPCDVWSTGCILFEYYRGFTLFQTHENREHLVMMEKILGPLPSHMVHKTRKQKYFHNGNLVWDENTSDGRYVQENCKPLRTYMLHDSLEHAQLFDLMRRMLEFDPSQRITFSEALLHPFFAGLSAEERMLCGRGASRDLSR; this is encoded by the exons ATGCATCACTGCAGGAGGTTCCGGTCGCCGGAGCAGGACGGCGAGCTGGGGCACCGGTGGAAGCGGCGGCGGTCGCGGAGCAGGGAGTACGAGGGCAGGCTGCGGTACCCGCCCCGCAGGGACCTCTCCCGGCGATCGCGATCCAGGAG ATGCCGGCGGGACAGCGATGCCTACAGGTTCGAGGAGCGCAGCCCGTCTTTCGGGGAGGAATATTACCCGGCACGCCCGCGGAACTGGCGGCGCtccaggggcagggagcagcaccgGCCCAAGAGATACCAGCACCACTGCCGGAGACGCAGGAGCAGGTCTTGTAGCAGTGCCTCCTCG AGAAGCCAACAGAGCAGTAAGCGCAGCAGGAGCGTGGAAGATGACAAGGAAGGTCACCTGGTGTGCAGGATCGGCGATTGGCTTCAAGAGCGAT ATGAAATCGTCGGCAGCCTTGGCGAAGGCACTTTTGGAAAAGTGGTGGAGTGTGTGGACCATGCCAG AGGCAAATCACAGGTGGCACTGAAAATCATCAAGAACGTTGGGAAATACCGAGAGGCTGCCAGGCTGGAAATCAACgtcctgaaaaaaatcaaagagaagGACAAGGAGAACAAGTT cctgtgcgTCCTGATGTCGGACTGGTTCAACTTCCACGGCCACATGTGCATTGCCTTCGAGCTTCTGGGCAAGAACACGTTCGAGTTCCTGAAGGAGAACAACTTCCAGCCGTACCCCCTCCCGCAGATCCGGCACATGGCCTACCAGCTCTGCCACGCCCTGAGAT TTCTACACGACAACCAGCTGACTCACACCGACCTCAAGCCAGAGAACATCCTGTTTGTCAACTCGGATTTTGACACCCTGTACAACGAGAACAAG AGCTGCGAGGAGAAATCCATCCGGAACACGAGCATCCGCGTGGCCGACTTCGGCAGCGCCACCTTCGACCACGAGCACCACACCACCATCGTGGCCACCCGGCACTACCGTCCCCCAGAAGTGATTCTGG agctgggctgggcacagccatgTGATGTCTGGAGCACTGGCTGCATTCTGTTCGAGTATTACCGTGGCTTCACGCTCTTCCAG aCCCATGAGAACCGTGAGCATCTTGTCATGATGGAAAAAATCCTGGGGCCGCTTCCATCTCACATGGTCCACAAAACTCG GAAGCAAAAATACTTCCACAATGGCAACCTGGTGTGGGATGAGAACACGTCCGACGGGCGATACGTCCAGGAGAACTGCAAGCCCCTGCGG ACGTACATGCTGCACGACTCGCTGGAGCACGCGCAGCTCTTTGACCTGATGAGGAGGATGCTGGAGTTCGACCCCTCGCAGCGGATCACGTTCTCGGAAGCCCTCCTGCACCCCTTCTTTGCCGGGCTCTCGGCAGAGGAGCGGATGCTGTGCGGGCGCGGCGCCAGCCGGGACCTGAGCAGATGA
- the CLK3 gene encoding dual specificity protein kinase CLK3 isoform X1, with translation MHHCRRFRSPEQDGELGHRWKRRRSRSREYEGRLRYPPRRDLSRRSRSRSHERMPYHRRCRRDSDAYRFEERSPSFGEEYYPARPRNWRRSRGREQHRPKRYQHHCRRRRSRSCSSASSRSQQSSKRSRSVEDDKEGHLVCRIGDWLQERYEIVGSLGEGTFGKVVECVDHARGKSQVALKIIKNVGKYREAARLEINVLKKIKEKDKENKFLCVLMSDWFNFHGHMCIAFELLGKNTFEFLKENNFQPYPLPQIRHMAYQLCHALRFLHDNQLTHTDLKPENILFVNSDFDTLYNENKSCEEKSIRNTSIRVADFGSATFDHEHHTTIVATRHYRPPEVILELGWAQPCDVWSTGCILFEYYRGFTLFQTHENREHLVMMEKILGPLPSHMVHKTRKQKYFHNGNLVWDENTSDGRYVQENCKPLRTYMLHDSLEHAQLFDLMRRMLEFDPSQRITFSEALLHPFFAGLSAEERMLCGRGASRDLSR, from the exons ATGCATCACTGCAGGAGGTTCCGGTCGCCGGAGCAGGACGGCGAGCTGGGGCACCGGTGGAAGCGGCGGCGGTCGCGGAGCAGGGAGTACGAGGGCAGGCTGCGGTACCCGCCCCGCAGGGACCTCTCCCGGCGATCGCGATCCAGGAG ccatGAGAGGATGCCTTACCACCGCAGATGCCGGCGGGACAGCGATGCCTACAGGTTCGAGGAGCGCAGCCCGTCTTTCGGGGAGGAATATTACCCGGCACGCCCGCGGAACTGGCGGCGCtccaggggcagggagcagcaccgGCCCAAGAGATACCAGCACCACTGCCGGAGACGCAGGAGCAGGTCTTGTAGCAGTGCCTCCTCG AGAAGCCAACAGAGCAGTAAGCGCAGCAGGAGCGTGGAAGATGACAAGGAAGGTCACCTGGTGTGCAGGATCGGCGATTGGCTTCAAGAGCGAT ATGAAATCGTCGGCAGCCTTGGCGAAGGCACTTTTGGAAAAGTGGTGGAGTGTGTGGACCATGCCAG AGGCAAATCACAGGTGGCACTGAAAATCATCAAGAACGTTGGGAAATACCGAGAGGCTGCCAGGCTGGAAATCAACgtcctgaaaaaaatcaaagagaagGACAAGGAGAACAAGTT cctgtgcgTCCTGATGTCGGACTGGTTCAACTTCCACGGCCACATGTGCATTGCCTTCGAGCTTCTGGGCAAGAACACGTTCGAGTTCCTGAAGGAGAACAACTTCCAGCCGTACCCCCTCCCGCAGATCCGGCACATGGCCTACCAGCTCTGCCACGCCCTGAGAT TTCTACACGACAACCAGCTGACTCACACCGACCTCAAGCCAGAGAACATCCTGTTTGTCAACTCGGATTTTGACACCCTGTACAACGAGAACAAG AGCTGCGAGGAGAAATCCATCCGGAACACGAGCATCCGCGTGGCCGACTTCGGCAGCGCCACCTTCGACCACGAGCACCACACCACCATCGTGGCCACCCGGCACTACCGTCCCCCAGAAGTGATTCTGG agctgggctgggcacagccatgTGATGTCTGGAGCACTGGCTGCATTCTGTTCGAGTATTACCGTGGCTTCACGCTCTTCCAG aCCCATGAGAACCGTGAGCATCTTGTCATGATGGAAAAAATCCTGGGGCCGCTTCCATCTCACATGGTCCACAAAACTCG GAAGCAAAAATACTTCCACAATGGCAACCTGGTGTGGGATGAGAACACGTCCGACGGGCGATACGTCCAGGAGAACTGCAAGCCCCTGCGG ACGTACATGCTGCACGACTCGCTGGAGCACGCGCAGCTCTTTGACCTGATGAGGAGGATGCTGGAGTTCGACCCCTCGCAGCGGATCACGTTCTCGGAAGCCCTCCTGCACCCCTTCTTTGCCGGGCTCTCGGCAGAGGAGCGGATGCTGTGCGGGCGCGGCGCCAGCCGGGACCTGAGCAGATGA
- the CLK3 gene encoding dual specificity protein kinase CLK3 isoform X3 codes for MSDWFNFHGHMCIAFELLGKNTFEFLKENNFQPYPLPQIRHMAYQLCHALRFLHDNQLTHTDLKPENILFVNSDFDTLYNENKSCEEKSIRNTSIRVADFGSATFDHEHHTTIVATRHYRPPEVILELGWAQPCDVWSTGCILFEYYRGFTLFQTHENREHLVMMEKILGPLPSHMVHKTRKQKYFHNGNLVWDENTSDGRYVQENCKPLRTYMLHDSLEHAQLFDLMRRMLEFDPSQRITFSEALLHPFFAGLSAEERMLCGRGASRDLSR; via the exons ATGTCGGACTGGTTCAACTTCCACGGCCACATGTGCATTGCCTTCGAGCTTCTGGGCAAGAACACGTTCGAGTTCCTGAAGGAGAACAACTTCCAGCCGTACCCCCTCCCGCAGATCCGGCACATGGCCTACCAGCTCTGCCACGCCCTGAGAT TTCTACACGACAACCAGCTGACTCACACCGACCTCAAGCCAGAGAACATCCTGTTTGTCAACTCGGATTTTGACACCCTGTACAACGAGAACAAG AGCTGCGAGGAGAAATCCATCCGGAACACGAGCATCCGCGTGGCCGACTTCGGCAGCGCCACCTTCGACCACGAGCACCACACCACCATCGTGGCCACCCGGCACTACCGTCCCCCAGAAGTGATTCTGG agctgggctgggcacagccatgTGATGTCTGGAGCACTGGCTGCATTCTGTTCGAGTATTACCGTGGCTTCACGCTCTTCCAG aCCCATGAGAACCGTGAGCATCTTGTCATGATGGAAAAAATCCTGGGGCCGCTTCCATCTCACATGGTCCACAAAACTCG GAAGCAAAAATACTTCCACAATGGCAACCTGGTGTGGGATGAGAACACGTCCGACGGGCGATACGTCCAGGAGAACTGCAAGCCCCTGCGG ACGTACATGCTGCACGACTCGCTGGAGCACGCGCAGCTCTTTGACCTGATGAGGAGGATGCTGGAGTTCGACCCCTCGCAGCGGATCACGTTCTCGGAAGCCCTCCTGCACCCCTTCTTTGCCGGGCTCTCGGCAGAGGAGCGGATGCTGTGCGGGCGCGGCGCCAGCCGGGACCTGAGCAGATGA
- the LOC109146342 gene encoding synaptotagmin-5-like, producing the protein MPRARICLGRGPPVWAGERMEPTDLPHPAPGVTPWKQNLSPPARPSLVPRLPPRLFPSGARLRRLKDSPDARSSARLVVPELRQPGGGADNSPLSAVLITPGVRPAHLQLSLGAGLSLLCLGVFLGCAMCWWHRRRPGRLLGRERVELGPALPAATVPVLIQQLREEVTGEAPGARDKETSPAPPASRGGSPHGRASLPTLPFLPQLAGLCQRRCTIASTKLLCGEQSPLVPPVPGSPPRCRQRPRLHCDLCYSLPEATLTVTILGVSHLPQGHQGSRVKVSLVPRPPLSRRVSVRRRSLRPARREPRRCRFGPYGPEELGSCTLRFAVYARSRSLQDSFVGEVLFPCAEASWDPRAPSSYSWELASTKTKLSKCRSAHGLSCSVPSSPPRPLGQLLLLLQHQALAGRIKVLLRKAEALGRLSRMPGAPGHYVIIHLYHDGHIIDTKESKSSSGYNPVWNSPFLFSVPAGDIQQHELALEFIVMQARLHSRGSTLGRVQVGPGAPGTGMLHWRDMCTQAPLESERWHRILPGAPGP; encoded by the exons ATGCCCCGTGCCCGCATTTGCCTTGGCCGGGGCCCGCCAGTGTGGGCCGGGGAGCGGATGGAGCCCACGGACCTTCCTCATCCTGCCCCCGGAGTCACCCCGTGGAAGCAGAacctctcccctcctgcccgCCCTTCCCTCGTCCCGCGGCTGCCG CCCCGGCTTTTCCCCTCGGGAGCGCGGCTGAGGCGGCTCAAGGACTCCCCCGATGCCCGGAGCAG CGCCCGGCTGGTCGTGCCCGAGCTGCGTCAGCCTGGCGGCGGCGCTGATAACTCCCCGCTTTCCGCGGTCCTTATCACTCCCGGGGTGAGGCCGG cgCACCTGCAGCTGTCCCTCGGCGCGGGGCTGTCCCTCCTCTGCCTCGGCGTCTTCCTGGGCTGTGCCATGTGCTGGTGGCACCGCCGGCGCCCGGGCCGCCTCCTCGGCCGGGAGCGAGTGGAGCTGGGACCGGCTCTGCCCGCGGCGACGGTGCCGGTGCTCATCCAGCAGCTCCGCGAGGAGGTGACGGGAGAGGCGCCGGGTGCCCGGGACAAAGAGACTTCCCCGGCACCGCCGGCATCCCGCGGGGGCTCGCCCCACGGCAGAGCATCCTTGCCcaccctccccttcctcccGCAGCTGGCGGGGCTGTGCCAGCGCCGCTGCACCATCGCCAGCACCAAACTCCTCTGCGGCGAGCAGAGCCCGCTGGTCCCCCCCGTGCCGGGGTCCCCACCGCGCTGCCGGCAGCGTCCCCGGCTCCACTGCGACCTGTGCTACTCCCTGCCCGAGGCCACCCTCACCGTCACCATCCTCGGCGTGTCGCACCTGCCCCAGGGCCACCAGGGCTCCCGCGTCAAGGTGTCGCTGGTGCCGCGGCCGCCGCTGTCCCGGCGCGTGTCCGTGCGCCGCCGGAGCCtccgccccgcccgccgggaGCCGCGCCGGTGCCGGTTCGGCCCGTACGGCCCggaggagctgggcagctgcacCCTGCGCTTTGCTGTCTACGCCAGGTCACGGAGCCTCCAGGATTCCTTCGTGGGCGAGGTCCTGTTCCCCTGCGCCGAGGCCTCCTGGGACCCCCGGGCCCCCTCCAGCTACTCCTGGGAGCTGGCGAGCACCAAAACCAAGCTCAGCAAG TGCCGCAGTGCCCACGGGCTGAGCTGCAGCGTCCCCTCCTCGCCTCCCAGACCCCTGggccagctcctcctcctgctccagcaccaggcTCTGGCCGGGCGCATCAAGGTGCTGCTCCGCAAGGCAGAGGCCCTGGGCCGGCTCTCCCGCATGCCGGGCGCTCCAG GCCACTACGTCATCATCCACCTCTACCACGACGGCCACATCATCGACACCAAGGAGAGCAAGTCCAGCAGCGGCTACAACCCCGTGTGGAACTCGCCCTTCCTCTTCAGCGTCCCTGCGGGGGACATCCAGCAGCACGAGCTGGCCTTGGAGTTCATTGTCATGCAG gCTCGGCTCCACAGCCGCGGCTCCACGCTGGGCCGTGTCCAGGTGGGGCCAGGTGCCCCTGGCACCGGGATGCTGCACTGGAGGGACATGTGCACCCAGGCACCGCTGGAGTCGGAGCGCTGGCACCGCATCCTGCCCGGCGCGCCCGGACCCTGA